From a region of the Actinopolymorpha singaporensis genome:
- a CDS encoding response regulator yields MRCLLIDDSPRYLRAARALLEREGVAVVGMVQTGEEALARVADFRPDVTLVDINLRGESGFDLARRLTSAEHSGGRSQVILLSSHSADDFEDLIESSPAAGFLDKSNLSAAAIASLVGAVGD; encoded by the coding sequence ATGCGCTGCCTCCTCATCGACGACAGCCCGCGCTACCTGCGGGCCGCGCGTGCGCTCCTGGAACGCGAGGGCGTCGCCGTCGTCGGCATGGTCCAGACAGGGGAGGAGGCGCTCGCCCGTGTGGCCGATTTCCGCCCGGACGTGACGCTGGTCGACATCAACCTGCGCGGCGAGAGCGGCTTCGACCTGGCTCGCCGGCTCACCTCGGCCGAGCATTCCGGCGGTCGCTCCCAGGTGATCCTGCTCTCCAGCCACAGCGCCGACGACTTCGAGGACCTCATCGAGTCCAGTCCGGCCGCGGGTTTCCTGGACAAGTCGAACCTCAGTGCCGCGGCGATCGCATCGCTGGTCGGGGCGGTCGGCGACTGA
- a CDS encoding response regulator transcription factor, whose amino-acid sequence MIAYIFGGITTNSAGTSGRPQRQGTQETRSRQLPEQATVDSGAVAGRVALADDDLLLREGMASLLGRQGFEVVGQAGDAADLLTMVRETLPDLVVVDIRMPPTHTNEGLEAARTIREEFPQIGILVLSAYVEVEHATELLATGQSIGYLLKTRVTDVGEFTETLRRIIKGGSVVDPTLVHELVSARRRNDPLDVLSSREREVLALMAEGRSNAGIARHLWVTEGTVEKHVQHILTKLRLPETGDDHRRVLAVLTFLEGSQGGS is encoded by the coding sequence GTGATTGCGTACATCTTCGGAGGCATCACCACGAACTCCGCCGGCACGAGCGGGCGTCCACAGCGGCAAGGGACACAGGAAACCCGGTCGCGACAGCTCCCCGAGCAAGCGACCGTTGACAGCGGCGCCGTCGCGGGACGGGTCGCACTCGCCGACGACGACCTGTTGCTGCGTGAGGGAATGGCGAGCCTGCTGGGCCGCCAGGGCTTCGAGGTCGTCGGCCAGGCTGGTGACGCTGCTGACCTGCTCACGATGGTTCGCGAAACTCTTCCTGATCTGGTGGTGGTCGACATCCGGATGCCGCCCACTCACACCAACGAGGGGCTGGAGGCTGCCCGGACGATCCGCGAGGAGTTCCCGCAGATCGGGATCCTGGTGCTCTCAGCATATGTCGAGGTGGAGCACGCGACGGAACTGCTCGCCACCGGGCAAAGCATCGGCTATCTGCTGAAGACCCGGGTCACCGACGTCGGCGAGTTCACCGAGACGTTGCGGCGAATCATCAAGGGGGGCTCGGTTGTCGACCCCACGCTGGTGCACGAACTCGTCTCCGCCCGCCGCCGCAACGATCCGCTGGACGTACTCAGCAGTCGCGAACGCGAGGTTCTCGCCCTGATGGCCGAAGGACGGTCGAACGCCGGGATCGCCCGGCATCTGTGGGTCACCGAGGGAACCGTGGAGAAGCACGTCCAGCACATCCTGACCAAGCTGCGGCTCCCGGAGACCGGTGACGACCACCGTCGGGTACTTGCCGTGCTGACGTTTCTCGAGGGCTCCCAGGGCGGCTCGTAG
- a CDS encoding ClpP family protease: MTDTAPTGSGFDDQLAARLLHHRIVLLGSEVDEVSANRVCAQLLLLSAQDPRTDISLYIHSPGGGVYAGMAIYDTMRLIPNDVSTLAMGFAASMGQFLLCGGTKGKRFALPHARIMMHQGSAGIGGTAADIAIQAGNLEHSKAQMERLLAANTGQPVERIREDSDRDRWFSAEEARQYGMVDAVVDSLDRIGHGISQRAGV, from the coding sequence ATGACCGACACGGCCCCCACCGGCAGCGGTTTCGACGACCAGCTGGCGGCCAGGCTGCTGCACCACCGCATCGTCCTGCTCGGCTCGGAGGTCGACGAGGTGAGCGCCAATCGGGTGTGCGCACAGTTGCTGCTGCTGTCCGCGCAGGACCCCCGTACCGACATCAGCCTCTACATTCACAGCCCCGGCGGCGGGGTGTACGCCGGGATGGCGATCTACGACACGATGCGGCTGATCCCGAACGACGTGTCGACACTCGCGATGGGCTTCGCCGCCAGCATGGGGCAGTTCCTGTTGTGCGGGGGCACGAAGGGCAAGCGGTTCGCCCTGCCACACGCCCGGATCATGATGCACCAGGGCTCGGCCGGCATCGGCGGAACGGCCGCGGACATCGCGATCCAGGCCGGCAATCTGGAGCACTCCAAGGCCCAGATGGAACGCCTGCTCGCTGCCAACACCGGTCAGCCGGTCGAACGGATCCGCGAGGACAGCGACCGCGACCGGTGGTTCTCGGCTGAGGAGGCACGCCAGTACGGCATGGTCGACGCGGTGGTGGACTCACTGGACCGCATCGGCCACGGCATCTCCCAGCGGGCGGGGGTCTGA
- a CDS encoding class I SAM-dependent methyltransferase, giving the protein MKSTQDSSRTNLPDDGTNDQQQFGDSPTEVRDTDHYTQEYVTSFVEKWDELIDWDKRAESEGRFFVDQLKSRGAKTVLDVATGTGFHSVRLLEEGFETVSADGSADMLTKAFENARARGGHVLRVIHADWRWLNRDVQGEYDAIICLGNSFTHLFSEKDRRKALAEFYAVLKHDGVLILDQRNYDALLDGAYSNRHTYYYCGDTVTAEPEYVDAGLARFCYTFPDRSRYHLNMYPLRRDYVRTLMREVGFAHVETYSDFQDTHPEGEPDFFIHVAEKAHRTPDQAVDGYSSTVHTARDYYNSQDADTFYSLVWGGEDIHVGIYTEPDEDIATASRRTVTRMAGALDLGPDTRVLDLGSGFGGAARHLSGTSGCRTTCLNLSEVENARNRVLTDAAGLSELVEVVDGSFEDLPFEDNRFDVVWSQDALLHSGDRVQVLQEAVRVLRPGGRIVFTDPMAADGCPREALAPILRRLHLDTMASPEFYRRTLANLGLTVEFDDLTEHLTTHYQRVLDETERRDASLAGRVSADYLDRMRTGLRHWVDGGRAGNLAWGVFVAG; this is encoded by the coding sequence GTGAAGAGTACCCAGGACAGTTCCAGAACGAACCTGCCCGACGACGGTACGAACGACCAACAACAGTTCGGTGACAGCCCTACCGAGGTCCGGGACACCGACCACTACACCCAGGAATACGTCACCAGCTTCGTCGAGAAGTGGGACGAGCTCATCGACTGGGACAAGCGCGCGGAGAGCGAGGGCCGGTTCTTCGTCGACCAGCTCAAGTCCCGTGGCGCGAAGACCGTGCTGGACGTGGCCACCGGCACCGGTTTCCACTCGGTACGACTGCTCGAGGAGGGCTTCGAGACGGTCAGCGCGGACGGTAGCGCCGACATGCTGACCAAGGCGTTCGAGAACGCCCGGGCCCGCGGCGGTCACGTACTACGGGTCATCCACGCTGACTGGCGATGGCTCAACCGCGACGTCCAGGGCGAGTACGACGCGATCATCTGCCTGGGCAACTCCTTCACCCACCTCTTCTCCGAGAAAGACCGCAGGAAAGCGCTGGCCGAGTTCTACGCGGTGCTCAAGCACGACGGCGTTCTCATCCTCGACCAGCGCAACTACGACGCGCTGCTCGACGGCGCCTACAGCAATCGGCACACCTACTACTACTGCGGCGACACGGTCACCGCGGAGCCGGAGTACGTCGACGCGGGCCTGGCGCGCTTCTGCTACACCTTCCCCGACAGGAGTCGGTACCACCTCAACATGTACCCGCTGCGCCGCGACTACGTGCGGACGCTGATGCGGGAGGTGGGTTTCGCGCACGTGGAGACCTACAGCGACTTCCAGGACACCCATCCCGAGGGCGAGCCGGACTTCTTCATCCACGTCGCGGAGAAGGCGCATCGTACGCCGGACCAGGCAGTCGACGGTTACTCCTCCACCGTGCACACCGCACGTGACTACTACAACTCCCAGGACGCGGACACGTTCTACTCGCTGGTGTGGGGTGGCGAGGACATCCACGTCGGCATCTACACCGAACCCGACGAGGACATCGCCACCGCGAGCAGGCGCACCGTGACCCGGATGGCCGGCGCGCTCGACCTCGGACCGGACACCCGGGTCCTCGATCTCGGGTCAGGTTTCGGCGGCGCGGCGCGGCACCTGTCCGGCACGTCCGGCTGCCGGACCACGTGCTTGAACCTCAGCGAGGTGGAGAACGCCCGCAACCGCGTACTCACCGACGCCGCCGGCCTGTCGGAGTTGGTGGAGGTAGTCGACGGCTCCTTCGAGGACCTGCCGTTCGAGGACAACAGGTTCGACGTCGTCTGGTCCCAGGACGCGCTGTTGCACAGCGGTGACCGAGTGCAGGTTCTGCAGGAGGCGGTGCGGGTTCTCCGGCCCGGCGGCAGAATCGTCTTCACCGACCCGATGGCCGCCGACGGCTGCCCACGTGAGGCGCTGGCGCCCATTCTCCGGCGCCTGCACCTGGACACGATGGCCTCCCCGGAGTTCTACCGACGTACTCTCGCCAACCTCGGATTGACGGTGGAGTTCGACGACCTGACCGAGCACCTCACCACCCACTACCAGCGGGTCCTGGACGAGACCGAACGCCGCGACGCGAGCCTTGCCGGTCGGGTCAGCGCCGACTACCTCGACCGGATGCGCACCGGCCTGCGGCACTGGGTCGACGGTGGCCGGGCCGGCAACCTCGCCTGGGGCGTCTTCGTCGCCGGGTGA
- a CDS encoding ClpP family protease, with translation MGHYTIPNVIERTHTGERATDLFSRLLSERIIFLGTEIDDDVANVVMAQLIHLEAASPSQDISLYINSPGGSFSALMGIYDTMQFVLPDVSTMCLGQASSAATVLLAGGAPGKRLALRHSRIALDQPAARAQGALSDLQVQATEVARIRTLMLEVLNRHTGRSVETLRADTDRERVFDAEEAKAYGLIDEILVYRGDGPDFQ, from the coding sequence ATGGGCCACTACACGATTCCCAACGTGATCGAGCGCACGCACACCGGCGAACGCGCCACCGACCTGTTCAGCCGGCTGCTGTCGGAGCGGATCATCTTCCTCGGCACCGAGATCGACGACGACGTGGCGAACGTCGTGATGGCGCAGCTGATCCACCTGGAGGCGGCCAGCCCCTCGCAGGACATCTCGTTGTACATCAACTCACCGGGCGGCTCGTTCAGTGCGCTGATGGGGATCTACGACACGATGCAGTTCGTCCTGCCCGACGTGTCGACGATGTGCCTGGGCCAGGCGAGTTCGGCGGCGACGGTGTTGCTGGCCGGAGGTGCGCCCGGCAAACGGCTCGCCCTGCGCCACTCCCGGATCGCCCTGGACCAGCCGGCGGCGAGAGCACAGGGTGCGCTGTCGGACCTGCAGGTACAGGCCACGGAAGTGGCCCGGATACGCACCCTCATGCTGGAGGTGCTCAACCGGCACACCGGCCGCAGCGTGGAGACCCTCCGCGCCGACACCGACCGCGAACGCGTCTTCGACGCCGAGGAGGCCAAGGCGTACGGACTGATCGACGAGATCCTCGTCTACCGCGGCGACGGCCCCGACTTCCAGTGA
- a CDS encoding SRPBCC family protein, giving the protein MSSEVTRSIAAPTDQVWNVLADGWTYAAWLVGASHIRAVDHDWPAPGTKIHHSIGPWPLVLHDDTEVMAAEPGKFLKLDARAWPAGAAHVRFQLTPLGPGRTEVRMIEDFHRGPAQKLPMLVQSLLFTPRNKESLARLAAYVEGRTRTERQPAP; this is encoded by the coding sequence ATGAGCAGCGAGGTCACGCGGTCGATCGCCGCACCGACCGACCAGGTGTGGAACGTGCTTGCCGACGGGTGGACGTACGCCGCCTGGCTGGTGGGCGCCTCCCACATCCGCGCCGTCGACCATGATTGGCCCGCACCCGGGACGAAGATCCACCACAGCATCGGTCCCTGGCCGCTGGTCCTCCACGACGACACCGAGGTGATGGCGGCCGAGCCCGGAAAGTTCCTCAAGCTCGACGCCCGGGCCTGGCCGGCCGGCGCCGCGCATGTCCGCTTCCAGCTCACCCCGCTCGGCCCCGGGCGTACGGAGGTCCGGATGATCGAGGACTTCCACCGCGGACCCGCACAGAAGCTTCCGATGCTCGTGCAGAGCCTGCTCTTCACCCCGCGCAACAAGGAGTCTCTGGCCCGGCTGGCCGCCTACGTCGAGGGCCGGACCCGCACGGAGCGTCAGCCCGCGCCGTAG
- a CDS encoding phytoene desaturase family protein has translation MTTEVVDAVVIGAGPNGLVAANVLADAGWDVLVLEATSEPGGAVRTAELVRPGFRSDLCSAFYPLGAASPVLADLDLELHGLRWRHAPAVLAHVLPDDRAAVLHRDPEATAASLAAFAPADGKAWLTEFERWRRIRTELLSALLRPFPPVRAGTRLLRRLGTADALRMARLLTLPARTLGEESFQGEGARVLLAGNALHTDLGPDHAGSGVFGWLLCMLGQDVGFPVPEGGAGMLTLALVRRLTSLGGRIVCDSPVSQVIVGGGRALGVRTADGGLVRARRAVLADVPAPILYHQLVGAEHLPSRLLTDLERFHWDHATVKVDWAVSGPVPWTATDVRGAGTVHLGGDMDALVKYGSDLSRSRVPDTPFMLLGQMGVADSTRSPAGTETVWAYTHVPRGERWDAARRERYADRVQAVIERHAPGFGDLVLGRHVAGPPDLEAHNPSLVDGAINAGTAAIHQELIFRPTPGLARADTPVDRLYLAGASAHPGGAVHGAPGANAARAALARAGLAGGAYAAAIRLGHRAVYGAG, from the coding sequence ATGACCACCGAGGTCGTCGACGCGGTCGTCATCGGTGCCGGGCCGAACGGCCTGGTCGCGGCCAACGTCCTCGCCGACGCCGGCTGGGACGTCCTGGTGCTGGAGGCGACGTCGGAACCCGGTGGGGCAGTCCGCACGGCCGAACTCGTCCGGCCGGGCTTCCGCAGTGACCTGTGCAGCGCGTTCTACCCGCTGGGTGCGGCGTCCCCGGTGCTCGCCGACCTCGACCTGGAGCTTCACGGCCTGCGGTGGCGGCACGCGCCCGCGGTGCTCGCGCACGTCCTGCCCGACGATCGTGCCGCGGTGCTGCACCGCGATCCGGAGGCGACGGCGGCCTCGCTCGCGGCGTTCGCGCCTGCCGACGGGAAGGCCTGGCTGACGGAGTTCGAGCGCTGGCGGCGGATCCGTACCGAGCTGTTGTCGGCGTTGCTGCGCCCGTTCCCGCCGGTGCGGGCCGGCACCCGCCTGCTGCGCAGGCTCGGCACCGCGGACGCGCTGCGGATGGCCCGGTTGCTCACGCTACCCGCTCGCACCCTCGGCGAGGAGTCGTTCCAGGGCGAGGGCGCGCGGGTGCTCCTCGCGGGCAACGCGCTGCACACCGACCTCGGCCCCGACCACGCCGGCAGCGGCGTCTTCGGCTGGTTGTTGTGCATGCTCGGACAGGACGTCGGGTTCCCGGTGCCCGAAGGCGGTGCCGGCATGCTGACGCTGGCGCTCGTCCGCCGGCTCACCTCGCTCGGCGGCCGCATCGTCTGCGACTCCCCGGTCAGCCAGGTGATCGTGGGTGGCGGGCGCGCCCTGGGCGTACGCACCGCCGACGGCGGGCTGGTCCGCGCACGTCGTGCAGTGCTCGCCGACGTACCCGCCCCGATCCTCTACCACCAACTCGTCGGGGCGGAGCATCTGCCGTCCCGGCTGCTCACGGATCTGGAGCGCTTCCACTGGGACCACGCGACCGTCAAGGTCGACTGGGCAGTTTCCGGCCCCGTTCCCTGGACCGCCACGGACGTACGCGGCGCGGGGACCGTGCACCTCGGCGGTGACATGGACGCGCTGGTGAAGTACGGCTCGGACCTGTCCCGTTCACGAGTACCGGACACGCCGTTCATGCTGCTCGGGCAGATGGGGGTGGCCGACTCCACGCGGTCACCGGCCGGTACCGAAACGGTGTGGGCCTACACCCACGTACCCCGCGGTGAGCGGTGGGACGCCGCGCGGCGCGAACGCTACGCCGACCGCGTCCAGGCCGTGATCGAGCGCCACGCGCCCGGCTTCGGCGATCTGGTGCTCGGCCGGCACGTGGCCGGCCCCCCCGACCTGGAGGCGCACAATCCGAGCCTGGTGGACGGGGCGATCAACGCCGGTACGGCGGCCATCCACCAGGAACTGATCTTCCGGCCGACGCCGGGACTCGCCCGGGCCGACACCCCGGTGGACCGGCTCTACCTGGCCGGCGCGTCCGCGCATCCAGGCGGCGCCGTGCATGGAGCCCCCGGAGCCAACGCCGCCCGGGCTGCGCTGGCCCGGGCGGGTCTGGCCGGTGGCGCGTACGCCGCGGCGATCAGGCTCGGCCACCGTGCGGTCTACGGCGCGGGCTGA
- a CDS encoding TetR/AcrR family transcriptional regulator, with protein sequence MPKDSGSGNRSERRSSARPARERLLDEVVAHFARHGVGDFSLRGLAAELGTSHRMLIYHFGSKDGLLVEVVRRVEAEQRAAMAQLNLDSDHSAAHLAREFHRRLSAADHWPARLFFELTGQALVGNPHAVPLLDGIVDAWLPPLTELSRRTGRSEDEARAHARLALAVARGLLFDLLATGDRDAVDEAAEAFLRSYESAGPSGP encoded by the coding sequence ATGCCGAAGGACAGTGGATCAGGCAACCGATCCGAGCGGCGGTCTTCCGCTCGGCCGGCCCGGGAGCGGTTGCTCGACGAGGTTGTCGCGCACTTCGCCCGGCACGGCGTCGGCGACTTCAGCCTGCGTGGCCTCGCCGCCGAACTCGGTACCAGTCACCGCATGCTCATCTACCACTTCGGCTCCAAGGACGGCCTGCTCGTGGAGGTGGTACGCCGGGTCGAGGCCGAGCAGCGCGCCGCGATGGCGCAGCTCAACCTGGACTCCGACCACAGCGCAGCACACCTGGCCCGGGAGTTCCACCGCCGCCTGTCCGCCGCCGACCACTGGCCCGCTCGGCTGTTCTTCGAGCTGACCGGGCAGGCACTGGTCGGCAATCCGCACGCCGTACCGCTGCTGGACGGCATCGTCGACGCGTGGCTGCCACCGCTCACCGAGCTGAGCCGTCGTACCGGCCGGTCGGAGGACGAGGCGCGGGCACACGCGCGGCTCGCGCTGGCCGTCGCCCGCGGGCTGCTGTTCGACCTGCTGGCCACCGGTGACCGGGACGCCGTGGACGAGGCAGCCGAGGCGTTCCTCAGGTCGTACGAGAGCGCCGGCCCTTCAGGCCCGTGA